GCCACCGGCTCGTAGGTGCTGCGGACCCCGGAGTCGTGCGTGATGCTCACCGTCCCGCGACCGGCGATCGCCGCGCGGTGGGTGACGACGCCGTCCGCGACCGCGGTGACCCGTGCCCCCTTCGTCGTGCGCAGGTCGATCCCACGGTGCCCGGGACCCCACCGCCCGTCCGGCGCGTCGAAGGAGGCCGCCACCGCAGGCCGCGCCCCGTCGCCGACGGGCCACAGCCACGTCGGGCCCGTGGGGGGAGGGGGAGGGAGCCCGACGAGCGCGCCGGCGAGGGCGAGGGCGACGGGTGCGGTGGCGGCCATGTTGACCAGCCTCGCCGGGCAGGGCCTCGTCGGGTGCGGTCCGGCGGCCGGCGTGGACGAGGGGCCGGCGGCGAAGGGGGTTGTGGACGACCGCGTGGTCCACCACCGCGGGGCGTCGGTCAGCCCATGGCGGCGAGACGCCGGCAGGCCTCGCGCAGCTTGTCCTCCTGCTTGCAGAACGCGAAGCGCACCAGGCTCGCCGTCGTCTCGTCGGGGGAGGAGCAGAAGACCGACACCGGCACCCCGACGACACCCACCTTCTCGGGCAGCTGCAGGCACCACTGCACCGCGTCGGTGACCCCGAGCGGCGCGGCGTCGGCGACGACGAAGTACGTGCCCTGCGGCACCGCGACCTCGAAGCCGGCCGCGGTGAGGCCCTCGACGAGCAGGTCCCGACGCGCGGCCAGCGACGCGGCCATCTCCTCGAGGACCCCCGGCCCCAGCCGCAGCGCCTCGGCGACGGCGTGCTGCAACGGAGAGGCCGTGGTGAAGGTCAGGTACTGCTTGACGGTCGTCACCGCCGTGACGAGGGGCTCCGGGCCGCTGATCCAGCCGACCTTCCACCCGGTGACGGAGAAGGCCTTGCCCGCCGACCCGATCGTCAGCGTCCGCTCGGCCATGCCCGGCAGCGTCGCGATCGGCACGTGCACCGCGCCGTCGTAGGTCATGTGCTCGTAGACCTCGTCGCTGACCACCCACGCGTCGTGCTCGCGGGCGAGGTCGGCGATGACGGTGAGCTCCTCCCGGGTGAAGACCTTGCCGAGCGGGTTGTGCGGGGTGTTGATCAGGACGACCTTGGTGCGCTCGGAGAAGGCAGCGGCCAGGCGCTCGCGGTCGAAGCCGAGCTCCGGGAAGGTCAGCGGCACGGAGCGCTGCACGCCACCGGCGAGCGAGATCCCGGCGGCATAGCTGTCGTAGTACGGCTCGAAGGTCACGACCTCGTCGCCCCTCTCGACGAGGGCCAGCAGTGCGCTCGCGA
Above is a window of Janibacter cremeus DNA encoding:
- a CDS encoding M23 family metallopeptidase encodes the protein MAATAPVALALAGALVGLPPPPPTGPTWLWPVGDGARPAVAASFDAPDGRWGPGHRGIDLRTTKGARVTAVADGVVTHRAAIAGRGTVSITHDSGVRSTYEPVASDLTVGDRVRRGQRVGRIGAGVNHCAPLTCLHLGAKRAEDYLDPMPFFGARRVILLPVP
- a CDS encoding pyridoxal phosphate-dependent aminotransferase; the encoded protein is MSDPLVTRMRPYGQTVFSKMSALARQHDAVNLGQGFPDTDGPDEVLEAARRAITAGHNQYPPAQGVPTLRSAIADHQRERYGIDLDPGSQVLVTSGATEAIASALLALVERGDEVVTFEPYYDSYAAGISLAGGVQRSVPLTFPELGFDRERLAAAFSERTKVVLINTPHNPLGKVFTREELTVIADLAREHDAWVVSDEVYEHMTYDGAVHVPIATLPGMAERTLTIGSAGKAFSVTGWKVGWISGPEPLVTAVTTVKQYLTFTTASPLQHAVAEALRLGPGVLEEMAASLAARRDLLVEGLTAAGFEVAVPQGTYFVVADAAPLGVTDAVQWCLQLPEKVGVVGVPVSVFCSSPDETTASLVRFAFCKQEDKLREACRRLAAMG